CAAAGTTCTCGAAGAACAATGAAGTAGAAAGGCCGCAATGACAATGTAATCCAAGTTGGGCACGAACTGGGCCCAGCGTCCGTATTATTCGAGTAGTAATACAATGAAGCTATATATACTTTTGCTAGGTGATACAAATGGTCGTGAAGAAAATAAAGTGATGATCTTAGAGAAGATCAAAGTCGTCGAGCTGCAAGGGGTGATTTTAGTTGGGATCTGATCAAGGCCGCGAAGACGCATAGCATACCTCATCATTATATTCCATGATCGTCCTTTTGAGTTTGGAGGAGTCTACCCAAGTGACAAAGTCCTCCATGTGTCTGGGGATGGCACACCGTCAATTGACCGACATACCAAAGACGGACTGCTTCTGTTTACCTCGTAACCAGGTAAGCGGGGTCTGTGATTGCATCGGGACCGACGCGAACATGACCTTGCTCTATGAACTTGACTGCCTGTACATGAGAGAACATGAGAGACAAGATGCGGAGAGCAAAGAAAGAGACGGACTGCGCTGACAGTCTCTGCCATCTTGGACATGCACATGAAGACGGCGAGCCTTCTCCTGCAAAACGCAGAGACGGTAAGCTTATTTTCGATGTCGCTTAGTTTCGCCGAGGAGTTTAGGACGCCCATATCATAGAGCTTGGACAAGAGCTGGGCCTCCATGCGACTGCGAAAGGGATCCTGGGCGGGGAGGAGAGCTACCCTGTGGGCAAAGGCGCGGAGAGAACCACAAAGCTTGTTGTACCTAGACTGTGTGAGGCAAAAAGACTCGATAGAGACGCGAGGAGACACACTTGTGATAGTCTTCTCTGTCCTGAATATGATAGCGACGCATAACCTTGATTTCGCGGAGATTTGCATCCTGCTTCCACTGGGAACAGTGAGGGCGAGGCTGAAGTGGTGAGGAGAGGACTTACATTGAGGAAATCGACCTTTTTGAGGAGCTTTTGCTCGTGGTACTTGAGTTTCCTGACCATGACTGAAAAATTCCCGTTTGAGGTGGGTGGGGGAGGGAAGCCACGTGTGGGAGAGTGAATGACTGCAACTCGTCCACACGCCATCTGCCTTTTCTGTTCCTCCCTCTTTTATCTGTCTGCCCCCCGCCCAGCGCGCCCGTCCTCTCCCTCGCCGCCGTCGCCcttctcgtcgtcgtcgccccCATCTTTCATGCCCCCCATCTCTCTCGCTCCCCAACGCACTCTCGCGGCCCCTCTCTAAATCCCTGTCCCATGAACGGCCCTCTTCGTCAGAGTATGCATCCTGCCCCAGGTCTGGTTCCATCTACCGCCAACATGCTCGCCATCGGCAACCCACCTTTCTTGCAGAACCCCGCACACATGGTCCAGCCGTCACTCAGTCAGGGCATGGGGGTCCCTCCGAACATGAACCCCTCCAGTGCGCCTATGGGTATTCTCTCCAATGGCCAAGTGCCTCCAAATGTGACCCCGCGCTATGGCATGCAGTCAAACCCGATGATGCAGCAGCACTCCGCCCAACAACAGCGTCCGCCCGTCCTTCGCCAACCCCAGAACCCTCCTCATCTCGCCCCCGGAGCCAATCCATCGCtccagatgcagatgcaaagCGCCCAGTTTCCGGGGATtatgcagcagcagccgacTCCCAACAATGCTGTTCGTCGTGTGCCATCTCAACCGCAGCCAATGCCCTTGGGAGCAATGCAGAACCCAGCGGCCGCTAATATGGGCATGAACGTGAACATGTCGGGTCTGGGCATGCAGTCCAATATGCCAGCTGCGATGCGCCAGCCTCAGCATCCAAATCAGCAAAGTATGCgcatgcagcagcagccgccATCCATGCAGATTACCGACATGAGAAACCCGCCCCCAAATCAAGGTATGCAGGGAATGCCCCGTGCCCCATCCACACCGCAAGTTATGAACAGTTTACCACAACCACCTTCTATCGGCTCAATGCAACACAATGGTATGCAGCCTCCTCTCCAACAAAATTCCTTTTCGAATGGAGGCCCCATGCCTTCGCAACAACTCTCCCAACCactctcttcctctccccGGCCGCCTCAGAATCATACCCCCAGCTTGTCCATGGGCACTCCAGGTCCATCGCAGACCCCTCTCAGTCGCCCACGAATGACGCCGGAAAA
The sequence above is a segment of the Psilocybe cubensis strain MGC-MH-2018 chromosome 4, whole genome shotgun sequence genome. Coding sequences within it:
- a CDS encoding Small subunit (SSU) processome component, encoding MVRKLKYHEQKLLKKVDFLNWKQDANLREIKVMRRYHIQDREDYHKYNKLCGSLRAFAHRVALLPAQDPFRSRMEAQLLSKLYDMGVLNSSAKLSDIENKLTVSAFCRRRLAVFMCMSKMAETVSAAVKFIEQGHVRVGPDAITDPAYLVTRHMEDFVTWVDSSKLKRTIMEYNDELDDFDLL